A part of Saccharomonospora amisosensis genomic DNA contains:
- a CDS encoding winged helix-turn-helix domain-containing protein: MSVPPFEPDHASPRYLYQQIADHVQARIEAGELPAGARLPRETEFADEYGVSLRTGRRAVQELRERGLVYTVPIKGTFVGKRDE, translated from the coding sequence GTGAGCGTCCCACCATTCGAGCCTGACCACGCGAGCCCGCGCTACCTGTATCAGCAGATCGCCGACCACGTGCAGGCACGCATCGAGGCCGGCGAGCTACCTGCAGGTGCACGATTGCCGCGCGAGACGGAGTTCGCCGACGAGTACGGGGTGTCGCTACGCACCGGCCGCCGAGCGGTGCAGGAGCTCCGCGAGCGCGGCCTGGTCTACACGGTGCCGATCAAGGGCACGTTCGTGGGCAAGCGCGACGAGTAG